Proteins encoded together in one Oncorhynchus mykiss isolate Arlee chromosome 7, USDA_OmykA_1.1, whole genome shotgun sequence window:
- the sort1a gene encoding sortilin isoform X1, with protein MTPLYSIAVVWLFTYALCEDFCKNANYFGGAHTTFVNTPRPRDSPVLSGHNLNKRSTDPDGETCKSLTGFESTLKNNTHTYAFNDLSGSVSLAWVGDGTGVLLVLTTFQVPVFMIRLGQSKLYRSEDYGKTFQDVTHLINNTFVQTEFGIAIGPDNSGRVIMTGDVSEGGGSRIFRSLDYGHSFSPADLPFFPLIQTLYNPNDNNVLLTLSITLDLWLSEDFGSTWRKIHDSVCLVRWGPEDSIYFTTNSNGSCNDKGMLELKRSLDYGKNIKTIASKIYSFVLGGRFVFASIMTGSGTQRMIHVSIDGGDVWNMAQLPTVGHEQFYSILAASDDMVFMHVDEPGDTGIGTIYISDDRGTLYSKSLERHLYTATGGDTDFTNVTSLRGVYMTSVLTEDGSVETVVSFDQGGEWRPVQRPRNSRCDTETATNRPDRCSLHIHALYSISMKMNVPLLPLTQFNAIGLILAHGSVGDPVSVLSPDVYVSDDGGYSWLRALTGPHHYAILDSGGLLVAVEHTSAPVNQIKFSTDEGQCWHVYNFTSEPLYFTGLALEPGAHSMNLSLWGYRVGLQGPLSHYWVSVTIDFKQLLSRDCGEGDYVQWLAHSDDLNNPNDGCILGYKERFLRLRKDSVCWNGRDYVITTQPTPCQCTLDDYQCDYGYHRAENSSECVEQADLKGHVLEFCLHGTTEQLQTSGYRKIPGDRCVGGIQPKRKEIDLRRNCISNALHPKPLTEANLLSSASIVLVVMVILLISAATGVMLVKKYVCGGRFLVHRYSVLQQHAEANGIEGVDELDTHTTEMGKTHYHEDSDEDLLE; from the exons ATGACTCCGCTGTATAGCATTGCTGTTGTCTGGTTATTTACCTATGCGCTATGCGAGGATTTTTGTAAAAATGCCAACTACTTCGGCGGGGCACACACAACGTTCGTGAATACCCCGCGACCGAGAGATTCGCCGGTGTTGTCTGGACACAACCTTAACAAACGGAGCACTGACCCCGACGGAGAGACGTGCAAATCTCTAACGGGATTCGAGTCCACGCtgaaaaataacacacacacc TATGCCTTCAATGACCTGAGTGGCTCAGTGTCTCTGGCCTGGGTGGGAGATGGCACAggg GTGCTTCTGGTGCTGACCACATTCCAGGTGCCCGTCTTCATGATTCGCCTTGGCCAGTCTAAACTCTACCGCAG cgaGGACTATGGAAAGACATTCCAGGACGTGACCCACCTGATCAACAACACCTTTGTTCAGACTGAGTTTGGCATCGCCATTGGTCCTGACAACTCTGGCAGG gtGATCATGACAGGTGATGTGTCAGAGGGAGGGGGATCCCGGATTTTCCGCTCGTTGGATTATGGACATAGTTTTTCCCCAGCGGACCTCCCCTTCTTTCCTCTGATTCAGACACTGTATAACCCCAACGACAATAACGTGCTACTGACCCTCAGCATCACG ttgGACCTGTGGCTGTCTGAAGACTTTGGCTCCACCTGGAGGAAGATCCATGACAGCGTGTGTCTGGTCAGATG GGGTCCCGAGGACAGCATCTACTTCACCACAAACTCTAACGGATCCTGCA aTGATAAGGGCATGTTGGAGCTGAAGAGGTCTCTAGACTATGGCAAGAACATCAAGACCATCGCCAGCAAGATCTACTCCTTTGTACTTGGAGGACGCTTTGTCTTCGCCTCCATCATGactggctcg ggTACCCAGCGTATGATCCATGTGTCGATAGATGGTGGTGATGTGTGGAACATGGCTCAGCTCCCTACTGTTGGCCATGAGCAGTTCTACTCCATATTGGCAGCCAGCGACGACATGGTGTTCATGCACGTAGACGAACCTGGAG ACACTGGCATAGGGACCATCTACATATCAGATGACAGAGGGACACTCTACTCCAAGTCTCTGGAGCGCCACCTCTACACGGCCACAGGGGGCGACACTGATTTCACCAACGTCACCTCGCTCAGGGGTGTCTACATGACCAGCGTACTCACAGAGG ACGGCTCAGTGGAGACTGTGGTGTCGTTTGACCAGGGGGGGGAGTGGCGGCCGGTACAACGGCCTCGAAACAGCCGCTGTGACACTGAGACCGCCACCAACCGGCCGGACcga TGCAGCCTGCACATCCACGCCTTATACAGCATCTCTATGAAGATGAACGTCCCTCTACTGCCCCTCACACAGTTCAACGCTATAGGCCTCATTCTGGCtcatg gtagTGTGGGTGACCCAGTGTCTGTGCTGTCTCCTGATGTGTATGTGTCTGATGATGGAGGCTACTCCTGGCTGAGAGCGCTAACCGGACCCCACCACTACGCCATCCTAGACTCTGGAGGCCTTTTGGTGGCTGTCGAACACACATCTGCACCCGTCAACCAGATcaa GTTTTCCACAGACGAGGGCCAGTGTTGGCATGTGTATAACTTCACCAGTGAGCCGCTGTATTTCACAGGGCTGGCGTTGGAGCCTGGAGCCCACTCCATGAACCTCAGCCTGTGGGGGTACAGAGTGGGCCTGCAGGGTCCCCTCAGTCACTACTGGGTCTCTGTTACCATCGACTTCAAACAGCTACTCTCCAGAGACT GTGGGGAGGGGGACTATGTTCAGTGGTTGGCGCACTCTGATGACCTCAACAACCCCAATGACGGATGCATTCTGGGATATAAGGAGCGTTTCCTGCGGCTGAGGAAAGATTCTGTCTGCTGGAACGGACGTGATTATGTCATCACCACCCAGCCCACCCCCTGCCAATGCACACTGGATGACTACCAGTG TGACTATGGGTACCACCGTGCAGAGAACAGTTCTGAGTGTGTGGAGCAGGCAGACCTGAAGGGCCATGTTCTGGAGTTCTGTCTTCACGGCACCACAGAACAGCTGCAGACCAGTGG CTACCGGAAGATTCCAGGCGACCGGTGTGTGGGCGGGATCCAGCCTAAGAGGAAGGAGATTGATCTGAGGAGAAACTGCATCAGCAATGCACTTCACCCAAAACCTCTG acggaGGCCAACTTGTTAAGCTCTGCCTCTATAGTACTGGTTGTAATGGTGATTTTGCTCATCAGCGCTGCCACAGGGGTTATGCTCGTCAAGAAATATGTCTGCGGAGGGAG GTTCCTGGTACACAGGTACTCAGTGCTACAACAGCATGCGGAGGCCAatgggatagagggagtggatgaactggacacacacaccaccGAGATGGGCAAAACACACTACCACGAAGACTCAGATGAG
- the sort1a gene encoding sortilin isoform X2 codes for MIRLGQSKLYRSEDYGKTFQDVTHLINNTFVQTEFGIAIGPDNSGRVIMTGDVSEGGGSRIFRSLDYGHSFSPADLPFFPLIQTLYNPNDNNVLLTLSITLDLWLSEDFGSTWRKIHDSVCLVRWGPEDSIYFTTNSNGSCNDKGMLELKRSLDYGKNIKTIASKIYSFVLGGRFVFASIMTGSGTQRMIHVSIDGGDVWNMAQLPTVGHEQFYSILAASDDMVFMHVDEPGDTGIGTIYISDDRGTLYSKSLERHLYTATGGDTDFTNVTSLRGVYMTSVLTEDGSVETVVSFDQGGEWRPVQRPRNSRCDTETATNRPDRCSLHIHALYSISMKMNVPLLPLTQFNAIGLILAHGSVGDPVSVLSPDVYVSDDGGYSWLRALTGPHHYAILDSGGLLVAVEHTSAPVNQIKFSTDEGQCWHVYNFTSEPLYFTGLALEPGAHSMNLSLWGYRVGLQGPLSHYWVSVTIDFKQLLSRDCGEGDYVQWLAHSDDLNNPNDGCILGYKERFLRLRKDSVCWNGRDYVITTQPTPCQCTLDDYQCDYGYHRAENSSECVEQADLKGHVLEFCLHGTTEQLQTSGYRKIPGDRCVGGIQPKRKEIDLRRNCISNALHPKPLTEANLLSSASIVLVVMVILLISAATGVMLVKKYVCGGRFLVHRYSVLQQHAEANGIEGVDELDTHTTEMGKTHYHEDSDEDLLE; via the exons ATGATTCGCCTTGGCCAGTCTAAACTCTACCGCAG cgaGGACTATGGAAAGACATTCCAGGACGTGACCCACCTGATCAACAACACCTTTGTTCAGACTGAGTTTGGCATCGCCATTGGTCCTGACAACTCTGGCAGG gtGATCATGACAGGTGATGTGTCAGAGGGAGGGGGATCCCGGATTTTCCGCTCGTTGGATTATGGACATAGTTTTTCCCCAGCGGACCTCCCCTTCTTTCCTCTGATTCAGACACTGTATAACCCCAACGACAATAACGTGCTACTGACCCTCAGCATCACG ttgGACCTGTGGCTGTCTGAAGACTTTGGCTCCACCTGGAGGAAGATCCATGACAGCGTGTGTCTGGTCAGATG GGGTCCCGAGGACAGCATCTACTTCACCACAAACTCTAACGGATCCTGCA aTGATAAGGGCATGTTGGAGCTGAAGAGGTCTCTAGACTATGGCAAGAACATCAAGACCATCGCCAGCAAGATCTACTCCTTTGTACTTGGAGGACGCTTTGTCTTCGCCTCCATCATGactggctcg ggTACCCAGCGTATGATCCATGTGTCGATAGATGGTGGTGATGTGTGGAACATGGCTCAGCTCCCTACTGTTGGCCATGAGCAGTTCTACTCCATATTGGCAGCCAGCGACGACATGGTGTTCATGCACGTAGACGAACCTGGAG ACACTGGCATAGGGACCATCTACATATCAGATGACAGAGGGACACTCTACTCCAAGTCTCTGGAGCGCCACCTCTACACGGCCACAGGGGGCGACACTGATTTCACCAACGTCACCTCGCTCAGGGGTGTCTACATGACCAGCGTACTCACAGAGG ACGGCTCAGTGGAGACTGTGGTGTCGTTTGACCAGGGGGGGGAGTGGCGGCCGGTACAACGGCCTCGAAACAGCCGCTGTGACACTGAGACCGCCACCAACCGGCCGGACcga TGCAGCCTGCACATCCACGCCTTATACAGCATCTCTATGAAGATGAACGTCCCTCTACTGCCCCTCACACAGTTCAACGCTATAGGCCTCATTCTGGCtcatg gtagTGTGGGTGACCCAGTGTCTGTGCTGTCTCCTGATGTGTATGTGTCTGATGATGGAGGCTACTCCTGGCTGAGAGCGCTAACCGGACCCCACCACTACGCCATCCTAGACTCTGGAGGCCTTTTGGTGGCTGTCGAACACACATCTGCACCCGTCAACCAGATcaa GTTTTCCACAGACGAGGGCCAGTGTTGGCATGTGTATAACTTCACCAGTGAGCCGCTGTATTTCACAGGGCTGGCGTTGGAGCCTGGAGCCCACTCCATGAACCTCAGCCTGTGGGGGTACAGAGTGGGCCTGCAGGGTCCCCTCAGTCACTACTGGGTCTCTGTTACCATCGACTTCAAACAGCTACTCTCCAGAGACT GTGGGGAGGGGGACTATGTTCAGTGGTTGGCGCACTCTGATGACCTCAACAACCCCAATGACGGATGCATTCTGGGATATAAGGAGCGTTTCCTGCGGCTGAGGAAAGATTCTGTCTGCTGGAACGGACGTGATTATGTCATCACCACCCAGCCCACCCCCTGCCAATGCACACTGGATGACTACCAGTG TGACTATGGGTACCACCGTGCAGAGAACAGTTCTGAGTGTGTGGAGCAGGCAGACCTGAAGGGCCATGTTCTGGAGTTCTGTCTTCACGGCACCACAGAACAGCTGCAGACCAGTGG CTACCGGAAGATTCCAGGCGACCGGTGTGTGGGCGGGATCCAGCCTAAGAGGAAGGAGATTGATCTGAGGAGAAACTGCATCAGCAATGCACTTCACCCAAAACCTCTG acggaGGCCAACTTGTTAAGCTCTGCCTCTATAGTACTGGTTGTAATGGTGATTTTGCTCATCAGCGCTGCCACAGGGGTTATGCTCGTCAAGAAATATGTCTGCGGAGGGAG GTTCCTGGTACACAGGTACTCAGTGCTACAACAGCATGCGGAGGCCAatgggatagagggagtggatgaactggacacacacaccaccGAGATGGGCAAAACACACTACCACGAAGACTCAGATGAG
- the psma5 gene encoding proteasome subunit alpha type-5: protein MFLTRSEYDRGVNTFSPEGRLFQVEYAIEAIKLGSTAIGIQTSEGVCLAVEKRITSPLMEPSSIEKIVEIDTHIGCAMSGLIADAKTLIDKARVETQNHWFTYNETMTVESVTQAVSNLALQFGEEDADPGAMSRPFGVALLFGGLDEKGPQLYHMDPSGTFVQCDARAIGSASEGAQSSLQEVYHKSMTLKEAIKSSLTILKQVMEEKLNATNIELATIEPGKTFHMYSKEELEDVIKDI, encoded by the exons ATGTTTTTGACGAGATCGGAGTACGACAG AGGAGTAAACACCTTTTCTCCAGAGGGACGACTGTTCCAAGTGGAATATGCTATTGAGGCGATTAAG CTGGGCTCCACAGCCATTGGCATCCAGACATCTGAGGGGGTGTGTCTGGCCGTGGAGAAGAGGATAACATCTCCTCTAATGGAGCCAAGCAGCATCGAGAAGATTGTGGAGATCGACACCCACATCG GTTGTGCTATGAGTGGCTTGATAGCTGATGCCAAGACTCTTATTGACAAAGCAAGAGTGGAGACACAG AACCACTGGTTCACCTACAACGAGACCATGACAGTGGAGAGTGTGACCCAGGCCGTGTCTAACCTGGCCCTGCAGTTTGGAGAGGAGGATGCAGACCCTGGAGCCATG AGCCGGCCCTTTGGTGTAGCGCTTCTCTTTGGTGGACTGGATGAGAAAGGGCCCCAGCT gtaccaCATGGACCCATCAGGCACCTTTGTCCAGTGTGATGCCCGGGCCATCGGCTCTGCCTCTGAGGGAGCCCAGAGCTCTCTGCAGGAGGTCTACCACAAG TCCATGACGTTAAAAGAGGCCATCAAGTCATCCCTCACCATCCTAAAGCAGGTGATGGAGGAGAAGCTGAATGCCACCAACATTGAG CTGGCTACAATAGAGCCAGGCAAGACCTTCCACATGTAttccaaagaagagctggaggatgTTATCAAGGACATCTAG